The Thunnus maccoyii chromosome 9, fThuMac1.1, whole genome shotgun sequence genome includes a region encoding these proteins:
- the dnajb5 gene encoding dnaJ homolog subfamily B member 5, which produces MGKDYYKTLGIPKGSNEEEIKKAYRRMALRFHPDKNKDANAEERFKEIAEAYEVLSDPKKRVVYDQLGEEGLKTGGSSSSGAPGSSTYHYTFHGDPHATFASFFGGSNPFDMFFGSNRGHNRSNGFSFHNDHSNDADQDMDMDEDDPFAHFGRQFGFPGGMNNGFPGEGRRRRGAPSERLGTGRKHQDPPVVHELKVSLEEIFHGCTKRMKITRRRLNPDGRSMRTEDKILNIIIKKGWKEGTKITFPKEGDETPENIPADIAFVLKDKGHVHFKRDGSNIIYNCKISLKEALCGCTVSIPTLENRIISLPCHDIIKPGTVKRLRGEGLPFPKNPSQRGDLIVEFSVRFPDRIPPQSREIIRQHLPQS; this is translated from the exons atgGGGAAGGACTACTACAAGACCCTGGGCATCCCCAAGGGCTCCAACGAGGAGGAGATCAAGAAGGCCTACCGGCGTATGGCGCTGCGCTTCCACCCTGACAAGAACAAGGATGCCAATGCAGAGGAGAGGTTCAAGGAGATCGCAGAGGCCTACGAGGTCCTCAGTGACCCCAAGAAGAGGGTCGTCTATGACCAGCTGGGAGAGGAAG gttTGAAGACAGGAGGCAGCAGCTCTTCAGGTGCTCCCGGCAGCTCAACGTACCACTATACCTTCCATGGAGACCCTCACGCCACCTTCGCCTCCTTCTTTGGTGGCTCCAACCcctttgacatgttttttggcTCCAACCGCGGCCACAACCGCTCAAACGGCTTCTCCTTCCACAACGACCACAGCAATGACGCAGATCAGGACATGGACATGGACGAGGATGACCCCTTCGCTCATTTTGGGAGACAGTTCGGCTTTCCAGGGGGGATGAACAATGGATTCCCGGGGGAAGGCCGCAGGAGGAGGGGGGCGCCATCAGAGCGCCTGGGGACCGGTCGAAAGCACCAGGACCCTCCGGTGGTCCACGAGCTGAAGGTATCACTGGAGGAGATCTTCCACGGCTGCACAAAGCGCATGAAGATCACCCGCCGCAGGCTGAACCCAGACGGCAGGAGCATGAGGACAGAGGACAAGATCCTCAACATTATCATCAAGAAGGGCTGGAAGGAGGGGACCAAGATCACCTTCCCAAAGGAGGGAGACGAGACCCCTGAGAACATTCCTGCTGACATAGCCTTTGTGCTTAAAGATAAAGGGCACGTCCACTTCAAGAGAGACGGTTCCAATATAATTTATAACTGCAAGATCAGTCTAAAAGAG gcTTTGTGTGGCTGCACAGTTAGCATTCCCACACTGGAAAACCGCATCATCTCGCTCCCCTGTCACGACATCATCAAGCCAGGGACAGTGAAGCGACTCAGAGGGGAAGGCCTGCCATTCCCCAAGAACCCGTCACAGCGCGGTGACCTCATTGTGGAGTTTTCAGTCCGTTTCCCCGACAGGATCCCTCCTCAGTCCAGAGAGATTATCAGACAACACCTCCCCCAGTCATAG